The following nucleotide sequence is from Streptomyces bathyalis.
GGAGGTCTCCGTGGCCGCGCAGGAAGTCCCCGTAGGCCTCGTCCTTCTGGCTGTCGTGCCACTGATCCGGACTCCGGGCCGTAGAGGCCGGCTGGTACGTCACGCGCTCGAGGGCGTCGATGACTGACCGCTATCCGGCGAAGGTCGCACGCCCCCGGTGACGGCCGTCCGGGCCCGTCGCAAGCCGCAGCCACTGCTGTGTACGGGCCACATGCCCTTGAGGAACCGGATCAGGTCTCGCGGGACTCCGATCCGGGCCTCAGGCGAGTTCGCCCGTCACCGACTCGGCCGCCCTGACGAGCGCTCCCGTCCCGACGAACCGCTCGGCCACCGCCAGGTCCGGGGAGAGGAACCGGTCGGGTCCCGGCCCGTCCACGCCTGCCTCGCGCAGGGCGTCCACGATCGCGCGGGACGCCGCGCCCGGCGTCAACCGCCCGCCCACGGCGCGCAGTTCGACGGCGCGTGCCGCGGCATACAGCTCGACGGCGACCACACGGGTCAGGGCGTCGACCGCGTTGCGCAGCTTCCGCGCCGCGGACCAGCCCATCGACACGTGGTCCTCCTGCATCGCCGAGGAAGGGATCGAGTCGGCGGAGGACGGGACGGCCAGCCGCTTCATCTCGCTGACCAGGGCGGCCTGCGTGTACTGGGCGATCATCAGGCCGGAGTCGACGCCGGCGTCGTGGGCCAGGAACGGCGGCAGGCCGTGGGAGCGGTTCTTGTCCAGGAGGCGGTCGGTCCGGCGTTCCGCGATCGAGGCAAGGTCCGCGGCGGCCACGGCGAGGAAGTCGAGCACGTACGCGACGGGCGCCCCGTGGAAGTTGCCATTGGACTCCACGCGACCGTCGGGCAGCACCACCGGATTGTCGACGGCTGAGGCGAGTTCGCGCCGGGCGACCGTGAGGGCATGAGCGAGCGTGTCACGTCCGGCGCCCGCGACCTGCGGGGCGCAGCGCACCGAGTAGGCGTCCTGGACGCGCGGAGCGTCGTCCTGGTGGTGTCCCGTCAGACCCGAACCGGCAAGCACCTTCAGCATGTTGGCGGCCGAGGCGGCCTGCCCCGGGTGCGGGCGGATGGCGTGCAGCTCGGGCGCGAGGACCTTGTCGGTGCCGAGCAGCGCCTCCAGCGTGAGCGCGGCGGTGATGTCGGCGGAGGTGAAGAGGCGGGCCAGGTCCGCGCAGGCGAGCAGGAGCATGCCGAGCATGCCGTCCGTGCCGTTGAGGAGGGCGAGCCCCTCCTTCTCGCGCAGTTCCACGGGCGTGATGCCGTGGGCGGCGAGGAGTTCCGCGGCGGGCTCCACGGTTCCGTCGGGACCCTCTGCCTCGCCCTCGCCCATGAGGGTCAGCGCACAGTGGGAGAGCGGCGCGAGATCGCCGGAGCAGCCGAGGGAGCCGTACTCGTGCACGACGGGGGTGATGCCGGCGTTGAGCAGTGCCGCGATGGACCGCGCGACCTCGGACCGTACGCCCGTACGGCCCGAGGCGAGGGTCTTCAGGCGCAGGAACATCAGCGCGCGCACGACCTCACGCTCCACGTGCGGGCCCATGCCGGCGGCGTGCGAGCGCACGATGTTGCGCTGCAGCTCGGCGCGGAGGCCGGGGCTGATGTGCCGGACGGCGAGGGCTCCGAAGCCGGTGGAGACGCCGTAGACGGGCTCGGGCTTGGCGGCCAGTTCCTCGATATGACGCCGGGAGGCGTCGAGTGCCGCCACAGCCTGCGCCGACAGCTCCACACGGGCGCCGTCCCGGGCGACGGCGATGACGTCTTCGGGGCTCGTGCCGGAGTCGCCCAGCACCACGGTGTGCATACTCATATTCAGGCACCCTAAAGAGTGAATCGATTCCTGTCACGGCCGGGGTCCGCACGGACGGGACGCGGGAGGGTGCGAGGCCTTCCCCGGCGACTTTTCACCGTGGGGGCCAGGCGCCGCAGGAGGACCGCCGAGGCGCGTGTGCGCTGGGCCGGAGGCAGTGCGGGAGACCACGCGGCGGACGGACACCGATGCCTGATGTCAGCGGCTCACAGCTCGGGGCTCCGGACACGCGGTCCGTGCCGCTCCGGCCCGCGGGTGCCGCCCGGGTTGCCGTGCTCGTGGGCGGAGCCGTCGGGGCGTCCGGGGCGTATGTGCAGCTCCGGCGACTCCGGAGGGCCCGAAGGGTTCGCCGGGTCCGTGCGGTCCGTCCCCCGGTCCTGCGGCCCCCGACGCCGATGCTCCCCGCCCTCCGTTGCCCCGCCCTGTGCGTTCCGGTCCTGCCGGCCTCGAGGGTCCGGCGGATCGTGCTGGTCGTTCGGCCCGGGCTCCGCGACCCCGGCCTCGTCCGGCTTCGGAGTGTGGCCCCGGAAGTGGCGGCGGTCGCCGACCGCCGGTGCCGGCGAGGCCTCCTCGGCCTCAGAGGCGTCGGCGAGACGCACCACGGGATCCTCGATGCCGCCCTGGCGACCCGCGACAACCGGTTCGAGCGCTCGCGCCGCCTTCGCCCTGTACTGCGCGGCGTCGGCCAACCGGAAGAGACGGGCCGCCGAACGTATCGGGCCTATCCGGTGCCCTGTGGACGCGACGCCGCAGGAGACTCCTTCGCCGCCCCTCAGCCCGAGAGCGTTGCGGCAGACCTCCTCCGCGGCACGTACGACCTGGTCCGCGGGCGGGCCCACCGTCAGCAGGCAGAACTCGTCGCCGCCCAGGCGCGCCGCCAGCGCACCCGGAAGCTTCGCCCCGGACATCGACAGCACCATCCCGAACCGCTCCAGCAGGCGGTCCCCGGCGGCGTGGCCGAGCTCGTCGTTGACGCGCTTGAGGCCGTTGACGTCGCAGACGACGAGGCTCACCACGGTGCCGTCCTCGCGGTGCCGCTCCAGACCGTCATCCAGCTTGCCCTCGATGGCCCGGCGGTTGGCCAGGCCCGTCAGCTGGTCGGTGAACGCGAGCCGACGCACCTCTTCCAGCTGCTCGTTCTGCGCGATCCCGGCGGCGATGATCTCGGCCAGTATGGCCGCGAACTGCGCGTCGGAACGGCCGAAGACCGGCGCCCCCTGACGGCGGGCCACATACAGCTCGCCCCAGGCGCGCCCGCGCAGCACTATCGGCGCCACGACACAGCAGCCGCGGCCACGGCGGCGCAGGGCGGCCACGCGTGCGTGGCGGGGGGCCGCACCGGGAGGGCCGTCGCCGTCGTGACCCTCCCCCTGGGCGGTCGTGATCCAGGCGAGGGGCTCCTCGTCGCCCTCCGCCGTCCACCGTTCCGGAAGCGGCTCGGTGATCTCGGGGAAGTCGTGCACCGGGTAGGACTCGTCGTCGGGGAACTCGCTCTCCCCCGGGGCGAGTTCGCCCACGTTGACCAGTACGTCCAGCCGTCCGCGTGCGCGGTCCCAGGCGGAGAGGGCGGCGAAGGCGGCGTCCATCGCGGCGCACGCCCGCAGGGCCGCGGCGTGCGCGACCTCGCGGCGCGTCGAGTGGCGGGGGTGCGCCTCGCAGAAGCGCTGTGCCCCTGCCATGGCCTGCGCCAGCTCGACGACAGCCCGCAGCCGTTCGTCCTCTCCCATGAGACTCAGGCTAGGACGAGTCCGGACAATCCTCTCGGGCCGGCAGCGCCACTGCGGCAGCCCCTACGGCCGTCCCTGCCGCGCCGGCACAGCCGTACGGGCGTGCACGAGAAGCCCGCGCGCGGACCTGCCGTACGGGTTACTCCCGCGCGAAACGCGGACGTGGGCGGCTCCCCGGCGGCCGGCCGTCAGCGCCTCACTCCCCGGGCCACTGCGGCTTCCGCTTCTCGTTGAAGGCAGCGACGCCCTCGGTGCGGTCACCGGAGAAGGCGACGGTGCGCCAGGCGGCGTCCTCGATCTCCAGCCCGGCCCACAGGTCCAGCCCCCAGCCCGTACGCAGCGCACGCTTCGCGGCCCGCAGACCCACCGGCGAGTTCCCGGCGATGCGACCGGCCAGCGCGAGTGCCTCGGCACGGTCCTCCGCCGCCTCGACGAGCTCGTCGACGAGGCCGATCTCGCGAGCCTCGGCCGCCTCGACCCGGCGCGCGGAGAAGATCAGCTCGGCGGCGCGGGCCGCGCCGACCCTGCGGGGCAGCAGCTGCGTGCCGCCACCGCCCGGGATGACGCCGACGGACACCTCTGGCAGCCCCACGACGGCGGTGGTGTCGGCGACGATCACGTCGCAGGAGAGCGCCAGCTCGAAGCCCCCGCCGAGTGCGAACCCGTGCACGGCGGCGATCGTCGGCATCGGCAGATCCAGCACCCCGGTGTAGGCGGCGCGGGCCGTCGGCCGGTGGCGGCTGAGGTCGGCGTCGCTCAGGGCATTGCGCTCCTTGAGGTCCGCGCCGACGCAGAACGCGCGGTCGTTGCTGGAGCTGAGCACCGTGGCACGCATGGTCCGGTCCCCGCCGAGAGCGGTGCACGCCTCGACCAGATCGGCGGCGAGCCCGGCGGAGACGGCGTTCATGGCCTTCGGCCGGTCCAGTACGAGCTCGGCGACGTGGGTTCCGGTGTCCCTGCGGACCACGATCCACTCGCCGTAACGCTCTTCGCTCACCGTGCTCATGCGGCCCTCCGTGGTTGACACGCGCTCAGGATCGACGCGCATCAGACTACGGTCCGCATCCCGGCGGCCGGTACACAAGACGATGAGCCCGCCCCGAAGTGAGCACTCCTCAGCGGCGGTTGAGCATCCAGGGCTCGACGACTCCGAGGCCGCGAACCGGCCGCTGGTACAGCGGCTGCAGCGCGTAGCGGTAGTCCGAGAGGTCCTCGGTCTCCTTCTCCGACTCCGGTGCGTCTCCCGAGGCGACCAGTTCCGCGCGGA
It contains:
- the hutH gene encoding histidine ammonia-lyase; amino-acid sequence: MHTVVLGDSGTSPEDVIAVARDGARVELSAQAVAALDASRRHIEELAAKPEPVYGVSTGFGALAVRHISPGLRAELQRNIVRSHAAGMGPHVEREVVRALMFLRLKTLASGRTGVRSEVARSIAALLNAGITPVVHEYGSLGCSGDLAPLSHCALTLMGEGEAEGPDGTVEPAAELLAAHGITPVELREKEGLALLNGTDGMLGMLLLACADLARLFTSADITAALTLEALLGTDKVLAPELHAIRPHPGQAASAANMLKVLAGSGLTGHHQDDAPRVQDAYSVRCAPQVAGAGRDTLAHALTVARRELASAVDNPVVLPDGRVESNGNFHGAPVAYVLDFLAVAAADLASIAERRTDRLLDKNRSHGLPPFLAHDAGVDSGLMIAQYTQAALVSEMKRLAVPSSADSIPSSAMQEDHVSMGWSAARKLRNAVDALTRVVAVELYAAARAVELRAVGGRLTPGAASRAIVDALREAGVDGPGPDRFLSPDLAVAERFVGTGALVRAAESVTGELA
- a CDS encoding enoyl-CoA hydratase/isomerase family protein; translated protein: MSTVSEERYGEWIVVRRDTGTHVAELVLDRPKAMNAVSAGLAADLVEACTALGGDRTMRATVLSSSNDRAFCVGADLKERNALSDADLSRHRPTARAAYTGVLDLPMPTIAAVHGFALGGGFELALSCDVIVADTTAVVGLPEVSVGVIPGGGGTQLLPRRVGAARAAELIFSARRVEAAEAREIGLVDELVEAAEDRAEALALAGRIAGNSPVGLRAAKRALRTGWGLDLWAGLEIEDAAWRTVAFSGDRTEGVAAFNEKRKPQWPGE